A genomic region of Bradyrhizobium sp. ORS 278 contains the following coding sequences:
- a CDS encoding sulfite oxidase-like oxidoreductase, producing MADESGLPPESKLTRSKERWAREGKFLTGRIVRPEDERLPPGQHLTRDWPVLDLGLTPSVTSERWRLDVYGAVENPLFWDMSAFLAQEQRQFVSDIHCVTTWSRYDNQWEGLATRDLLAACRPRETANFVVLHSYDGYTTNLALEDFAAEDALLAHSWSGAPLSLEHGGPVRVVVPHLYFWKSAKWLKAIEFLDADKPGYWEVRGYHNRGDPWAEQRYSE from the coding sequence ATGGCAGACGAGTCCGGGCTGCCGCCCGAGAGCAAGCTGACCCGCAGCAAGGAACGCTGGGCGCGCGAGGGCAAATTCCTCACCGGCCGCATCGTTCGGCCGGAGGACGAGCGGCTGCCGCCGGGCCAACACCTGACCCGCGACTGGCCGGTGCTCGACCTCGGCCTGACGCCGTCGGTCACATCAGAGCGCTGGCGGCTCGACGTCTATGGCGCGGTCGAAAATCCGCTGTTCTGGGACATGTCGGCCTTTCTCGCCCAGGAGCAGCGCCAGTTCGTCTCCGACATCCATTGCGTCACGACCTGGTCGCGCTACGACAATCAATGGGAGGGGCTCGCGACACGCGACCTGCTCGCCGCCTGCCGCCCGCGCGAAACAGCCAATTTCGTCGTGCTGCATTCCTATGACGGCTACACCACCAATCTCGCGCTGGAGGATTTCGCCGCCGAGGATGCGCTGCTCGCGCACAGCTGGTCCGGCGCACCGCTCTCCCTCGAGCATGGCGGCCCGGTGCGCGTCGTGGTGCCGCATCTGTATTTCTGGAAGAGCGCGAAATGGCTCAAGGCCATCGAGTTTCTCGATGCCGACAAGCCCGGCTATTGGGAAGTCCGCGGCTATCACAACCGCGGCGATCCCTGGGCCGAACAGCGCTATTCGGAGTGA
- a CDS encoding MFS transporter yields MTDQAIEPAVEPATSIADVERRIKAILIGSAGNLVEWYDFYAYTAFALYFAPAFFPSKDPVVEQLNAAVVFAATFLMRPLGGWLFGYLADQYGRRLSLTISVLCMCFGSLIIAVTPTYATIGIAAPIILALARVIEGLSLGGEYGASATYLSEVADAKHRGFYSSFQYVTLIGGQLTAIIVLLLLQKVFLTTDELKAWGWRIPFFIGACLAIFVAVMRRNLHETEAFVEAKKKAGSSSSMAALFRYPRELLLVVGLTAGGTAAFYTFTTYMQTFVKLSVGLTEDQTTMVIFGSLLFACVLQPLYGAISDRIGRKPLLIFFGIAGTLSTIPILTALKATKEPFTAFLLICGAWIFTAGYTSINAVVKAELFPTNIRALGVGLPYAITVSLFGGTAPAIALYFKSIGHETWFYYYLSGVIFLSLLIYATMRDTKHASAMHRHE; encoded by the coding sequence ATGACAGACCAGGCGATCGAGCCTGCCGTAGAGCCCGCCACGTCGATCGCGGACGTCGAGCGCCGCATCAAGGCGATCCTGATCGGCTCCGCCGGCAACCTCGTCGAATGGTACGATTTCTATGCCTACACCGCGTTCGCGCTGTATTTCGCGCCGGCGTTCTTCCCCTCGAAGGATCCGGTCGTCGAGCAGCTCAACGCCGCGGTGGTGTTCGCCGCCACCTTCCTGATGCGCCCGCTCGGCGGCTGGCTGTTCGGCTATCTCGCCGACCAGTATGGCCGGCGGCTGTCGCTCACGATCTCCGTACTCTGCATGTGCTTCGGCTCGCTGATCATCGCGGTGACGCCGACCTATGCCACGATCGGCATCGCGGCGCCGATCATCCTGGCGCTCGCCCGCGTGATCGAGGGGCTGAGCCTCGGCGGCGAATATGGCGCCAGCGCCACCTATCTGTCGGAAGTCGCCGACGCCAAGCACCGCGGCTTCTATTCCAGCTTCCAATACGTCACTTTGATCGGCGGCCAGCTCACCGCGATCATCGTGCTCCTGCTGCTGCAGAAGGTGTTTCTGACCACGGACGAGCTGAAGGCCTGGGGCTGGCGCATCCCGTTCTTCATCGGCGCCTGTCTTGCGATCTTCGTCGCGGTGATGCGGCGCAATCTGCACGAGACCGAGGCCTTCGTGGAGGCCAAGAAGAAGGCGGGCTCGTCCAGCTCGATGGCCGCGCTGTTCCGATATCCGCGCGAGCTGCTGCTCGTCGTCGGCCTCACCGCCGGCGGCACCGCGGCATTCTATACATTCACGACCTACATGCAGACCTTCGTGAAACTCTCGGTCGGCCTGACCGAGGACCAGACCACGATGGTGATCTTCGGCTCGCTGCTGTTCGCCTGCGTGCTGCAGCCGCTGTACGGCGCGATCTCCGACCGCATCGGCCGCAAGCCGCTCTTGATCTTCTTCGGCATCGCCGGCACGCTGTCGACGATCCCGATCCTGACCGCGCTCAAGGCCACCAAGGAGCCGTTCACGGCCTTCCTGCTGATCTGCGGCGCCTGGATCTTCACCGCCGGCTACACCTCGATCAATGCCGTGGTCAAAGCCGAGCTGTTCCCGACCAACATCCGCGCGCTGGGCGTCGGCCTGCCCTACGCGATCACCGTGTCGCTGTTCGGCGGCACCGCGCCGGCGATCGCGCTCTATTTCAAGAGCATCGGGCACGAAACCTGGTTCTATTATTACCTGTCCGGCGTGATCTTCCTCTCGCTGCTCATCTATGCGACCATGCGCGACACCAAGCATGCGTCCGCCATGCACAGGCATGAGTGA
- a CDS encoding amidase, with protein sequence MADQELIRETACAVVDRLKAGDITPLDCLDALEARIKVVDDKVNALPTLCFDRARDHAKALMSKPAHERGLLAGLPIPIKDLTDVQGVLTTQGSPIFKDRIPERSDLLVEHLEANGGVIYAKSNTPEFGAGANTFNEVFGATRNPWDTSRSAAGSSGGAAVALATGMAWLAHGSDMGGSLRNPASFCGIIGLRPSFGRVAHTPATSVDRNLGVQGPMARNVEDLALLLDAMSGEHAADPISLPSPATSFLSAARSGKKPVRIAYSPDLGITPVDPEVIAVTRKAAQRFSELGVIVEEAHPDFSEAHECFHVLRALDFAMSKQELLRTKRDLLKPEVIWNIEEGLKLSVAQIARAEAQRVAITARAVKFFETYDLLLAPATIVPPFPVENRYVAECAGHTFDNYVQWLGIVYAITLACCPALSLPCGFTASGLPVGLQMIARPRNDAGLLAGAKVLEDILGVGSSTPIDPRAPKG encoded by the coding sequence TTGGCCGACCAGGAATTGATCCGCGAGACCGCCTGCGCCGTCGTCGACAGGCTGAAGGCCGGCGACATCACGCCGCTCGATTGCCTCGACGCGCTGGAAGCGCGCATCAAGGTCGTCGACGACAAGGTCAACGCGCTGCCAACGCTGTGCTTCGACCGCGCCCGCGATCACGCCAAGGCGCTGATGAGCAAGCCGGCCCATGAGCGCGGCCTGCTCGCCGGCCTGCCCATCCCGATCAAGGATCTCACCGACGTCCAGGGCGTGCTGACCACCCAGGGCTCGCCGATCTTCAAGGACCGCATTCCGGAACGCTCCGATCTCCTGGTCGAGCATCTCGAAGCCAATGGCGGCGTGATCTACGCCAAGTCGAACACGCCGGAGTTCGGCGCCGGCGCCAACACCTTCAACGAGGTGTTTGGCGCGACGCGCAATCCCTGGGACACGTCCCGCTCGGCCGCCGGTTCCTCCGGCGGCGCCGCGGTGGCACTCGCGACCGGCATGGCCTGGCTGGCGCATGGCTCGGACATGGGCGGCTCGCTGCGAAATCCTGCGAGCTTCTGCGGCATCATCGGCCTGCGCCCGAGCTTCGGCCGCGTCGCGCATACGCCGGCCACATCCGTCGACCGCAACCTCGGCGTCCAGGGCCCGATGGCCCGGAATGTCGAGGACCTCGCGCTGCTCTTGGATGCGATGAGCGGCGAGCATGCCGCCGATCCGATCTCGCTGCCCTCGCCCGCGACCTCGTTCCTGTCCGCCGCCCGCTCCGGCAAGAAGCCAGTGCGCATCGCCTACTCGCCCGATCTCGGCATCACGCCGGTCGACCCCGAAGTGATCGCCGTGACCCGCAAGGCCGCGCAGCGCTTCTCTGAGTTGGGCGTGATCGTCGAGGAAGCGCATCCTGATTTCAGCGAGGCGCATGAATGCTTCCACGTGCTGCGCGCGCTCGACTTCGCGATGAGCAAGCAGGAGCTGCTGCGCACCAAGCGCGACCTGCTGAAGCCCGAAGTGATCTGGAACATCGAGGAAGGCCTGAAGCTTTCGGTCGCGCAGATCGCGCGCGCCGAGGCACAGCGCGTGGCGATCACCGCGCGCGCGGTGAAGTTCTTCGAGACCTATGATCTGCTGCTGGCGCCGGCGACGATCGTGCCGCCCTTCCCGGTCGAGAACCGCTATGTCGCCGAATGCGCCGGGCACACATTCGACAATTACGTGCAATGGCTCGGCATCGTCTACGCGATCACGCTCGCCTGCTGCCCGGCGCTGTCGCTGCCCTGCGGCTTCACGGCCTCCGGCCTGCCTGTCGGCCTGCAGATGATCGCGCGCCCGCGCAACGACGCCGGCCTGCTCGCGGGTGCCAAGGTGCTGGAAGACATCCTCGGCGTCGGCAGCTCCACCCCGATCGACCCACGCGCGCCGAAGGGCTGA
- a CDS encoding SDR family oxidoreductase, with the protein MDLHLRGKRVLITGASKGIGAAAAEVFAEEGCHVSLAARSGDRLAALVEQLRSTHQIDARAHVVDLRKSEDVARLAQEAADIDILVNNAGDIPGGPIDKIDEATWRHAWDLKVFGFINLARLVYARMKARGAGVIINDIGAAGEKFDFNYICGSAGNAALMAFTRALGSQSLADNIRVVGINPGPVGTDRHVTLLKTRAKQQFGDESRYTEFQKGLPLGRPAHAREIADLMAFLASDRAGYTSGVIYTVDGGISAGWG; encoded by the coding sequence ATGGATCTTCATCTGCGCGGCAAGCGCGTTCTCATCACCGGCGCCTCCAAGGGCATCGGCGCCGCAGCGGCCGAGGTGTTCGCCGAGGAAGGCTGTCATGTCAGCCTTGCGGCGCGCAGCGGCGACCGGCTCGCGGCGCTGGTCGAGCAACTGCGCTCGACGCACCAGATCGACGCAAGGGCGCACGTCGTCGACCTGCGCAAATCCGAAGATGTGGCGCGGCTCGCGCAGGAGGCCGCCGACATCGACATCCTCGTCAACAATGCCGGCGACATTCCCGGCGGCCCGATCGACAAGATCGACGAGGCGACCTGGCGGCACGCCTGGGACCTCAAGGTATTCGGCTTCATCAACCTCGCCCGGCTGGTCTACGCCCGGATGAAGGCGCGCGGCGCCGGCGTGATCATCAACGACATCGGCGCGGCCGGAGAGAAGTTCGATTTCAACTACATCTGCGGCAGCGCCGGCAACGCGGCGCTGATGGCCTTCACCCGCGCGCTCGGCTCCCAGAGCCTCGCCGACAACATCCGCGTCGTCGGCATCAATCCCGGCCCGGTCGGCACCGACCGCCACGTCACCCTGCTGAAGACCCGTGCCAAACAGCAGTTCGGCGACGAAAGCCGCTACACGGAATTCCAGAAAGGCCTGCCGCTCGGCCGCCCCGCGCACGCCAGAGAGATCGCCGACCTGATGGCGTTCCTGGCATCCGACCGCGCTGGCTACACCTCGGGCGTGATCTATACCGTCGATGGCGGCATCAGCGCGGGGTGGGGTTGA
- a CDS encoding tartrate dehydrogenase, with translation MSKKPYRIAVIPGDGIGKEVMPEGLRVIEAAAKKHGVAVQFDHFDFSSYDYYEKHGQMMPDDWKSQIGGHDAIYFGAVGWPAKIADHVSLWGSLIKFRREFDQYVNLRPVRLMPGVPCPLANRKPGDIDFWVVRENTEGEYSSVGGRMFPDTDREFVTQQTVMTRTGVDRILKFAFELAQSRPKKHLTSATKSNGISITMPYWDERVEAMAKNYPGVKWDKYHIDILTANFVLHPDWFDVVVGSNLFGDILSDLGPACTGTIGIAPSGNINPERNFPSVFEPVHGSAPDIAGQGIANPIGMIWSGAMMLEHLGEKTAAQSIVGAIERTLAERTLRTRDLGGNADTVACGKAVAEMVD, from the coding sequence ATGAGCAAGAAGCCCTATCGCATCGCAGTCATTCCCGGCGACGGCATCGGCAAGGAGGTCATGCCCGAGGGATTGCGCGTGATCGAGGCGGCCGCCAAGAAGCATGGCGTCGCGGTGCAGTTCGATCATTTCGACTTCTCGAGCTACGACTATTACGAGAAGCACGGCCAGATGATGCCTGACGACTGGAAGAGCCAGATCGGCGGCCATGACGCGATCTACTTCGGCGCCGTCGGCTGGCCGGCCAAGATCGCCGACCACGTCTCGCTGTGGGGCTCGCTGATCAAGTTCCGCCGCGAGTTCGATCAGTATGTGAACCTGCGTCCGGTGCGGCTGATGCCGGGCGTGCCGTGCCCGCTGGCCAACCGCAAGCCGGGCGACATCGATTTCTGGGTGGTGCGCGAGAACACGGAAGGCGAGTACTCGTCCGTCGGCGGCCGCATGTTCCCTGACACCGACCGCGAGTTCGTCACGCAGCAGACGGTGATGACCCGCACCGGCGTCGACCGCATCCTGAAGTTCGCGTTCGAGCTCGCGCAGTCCCGGCCGAAGAAGCATCTGACGTCGGCGACCAAGTCCAACGGCATTTCGATCACGATGCCGTATTGGGACGAGCGGGTCGAAGCGATGGCGAAGAACTATCCGGGCGTGAAGTGGGACAAATACCACATCGACATCCTCACCGCGAATTTCGTGCTGCATCCGGACTGGTTCGACGTCGTCGTCGGCTCCAATTTGTTCGGCGACATCCTGTCGGATCTCGGCCCGGCCTGCACCGGCACCATCGGCATCGCGCCGTCCGGCAACATCAATCCGGAACGCAATTTCCCGTCGGTGTTCGAGCCGGTGCACGGCTCGGCGCCTGATATCGCCGGGCAGGGAATCGCCAATCCGATCGGCATGATCTGGTCGGGCGCGATGATGCTGGAGCATCTGGGGGAGAAGACCGCGGCGCAGTCCATCGTCGGCGCGATCGAGCGCACGCTCGCGGAGCGGACGTTGCGGACGCGGGATCTCGGCGGCAATGCGGATACGGTGGCGTGTGGCAAGGCGGTCGCGGAGATGGTGGATTAG
- a CDS encoding NAD(P)-dependent oxidoreductase — protein MRGVFIDANLSLAEIFERQRQSGDPEMRVHLDPDIKPEDWPVILDGAEIGVVDHTALPTDVAKQCKGLKHVVFLGTGARSYMDPEELAELGITVHLIKGYGDTAVAEAAVALMWASARGLAQMDREMRAGNWLRDDGMQLTGKTLGLIGFGGIAAEVARIASGSGMKVIAWNRSPKSHPGVEFVSLDQLLATSHVVSLHLLLNDDTRGFLSRERIAQMRNGVLFVNTARAAIVDEAAMIDALRSGHIRHAGLDVFNTEPLPAGHVLTTIPNVTLSAHSAFRTPEASENLIHAAWEHCRRVAKT, from the coding sequence GTGCGCGGAGTTTTCATCGACGCTAACTTGTCGCTGGCCGAGATCTTCGAGCGGCAGCGCCAATCTGGCGATCCCGAGATGCGCGTGCATCTCGATCCCGACATCAAGCCGGAGGACTGGCCGGTCATTCTCGACGGCGCGGAGATCGGCGTGGTCGACCACACCGCGCTGCCGACAGACGTCGCGAAGCAGTGCAAGGGGCTCAAGCATGTCGTGTTCCTCGGCACCGGCGCGCGCAGCTACATGGATCCCGAAGAGCTGGCCGAGCTCGGCATCACCGTTCACCTGATCAAGGGCTATGGCGACACGGCGGTGGCGGAAGCTGCCGTCGCCCTGATGTGGGCTTCGGCGCGCGGCCTCGCGCAGATGGACCGCGAGATGCGCGCCGGCAACTGGCTGCGCGACGACGGCATGCAGCTCACCGGCAAGACACTCGGCCTGATCGGCTTCGGCGGCATCGCCGCCGAGGTCGCGCGCATCGCGTCGGGCAGCGGCATGAAGGTGATCGCCTGGAACCGGTCGCCGAAGAGCCATCCGGGCGTGGAGTTCGTGTCGCTCGATCAGCTGCTGGCGACCAGCCACGTGGTCTCGCTGCATCTCCTGCTCAACGACGACACCCGCGGCTTCCTCTCGCGCGAGCGCATCGCGCAGATGCGCAACGGCGTGCTCTTCGTCAACACCGCCCGCGCCGCCATCGTCGACGAAGCCGCGATGATCGACGCGCTCCGCTCCGGCCACATCCGCCACGCCGGCCTCGACGTCTTCAATACGGAGCCGCTGCCGGCCGGTCACGTGCTGACGACGATCCCCAACGTGACGCTGTCGGCGCACTCGGCGTTCCGCACCCCCGAGGCGAGCGAGAACCTGATCCACGCCGCCTGGGAGCACTGCCGAAGGGTGGCGAAGACGTAG
- a CDS encoding Zn-dependent hydrolase, whose translation MSRAATNLQIDSARLWDSIHETAKFGATPKGGVRRLTLSQEDKQVRDWFRKACEDAGLEVHVDTLGSMFALRKGRDMSKPPVGLGSHLDTQPTGGKFDGILGTLGALEVIRTLNDAGIETDAPLCIVNWTNEEGSRFAPAMMASAAYVGDFTVEDILSRKDAEGVTVGEALDGIGYRGATAVGTQKFSGFVELHIEQGPILEAENKTIGVVDHGQGVFWYDGKVTGFESHAGSTPMPLRRDALLALSEFALTLEQIAIRLGPNAVATIGEAVIANPSRNVIPGEIAFTIDCRSANADTLEALDASLRAAASEISKKRRVEIAIDQVWRKPPTHFDPRLVDAVERAAGSLGYSHRRITSGAGHDACNLNTIMPAAMVFVPCKDGISHNELEDATQSDCAAGANVLLHTVLSLAGVAS comes from the coding sequence ATGAGCCGCGCCGCCACCAATCTGCAGATCGATTCCGCCCGCCTCTGGGACAGCATCCACGAGACCGCCAAATTCGGCGCCACGCCGAAGGGCGGCGTGCGCCGGCTGACCTTGAGCCAGGAGGACAAGCAGGTCCGCGACTGGTTCCGGAAAGCCTGCGAGGACGCAGGCCTGGAGGTTCACGTCGACACGCTCGGCTCGATGTTCGCCTTGCGCAAGGGCCGGGACATGTCGAAGCCGCCGGTCGGGCTCGGCTCGCATCTCGACACCCAGCCGACCGGCGGCAAGTTCGACGGCATCCTCGGCACGCTCGGCGCGCTCGAAGTGATCCGCACACTCAACGACGCCGGCATCGAGACCGACGCGCCGCTGTGCATCGTCAACTGGACCAATGAGGAAGGTTCGCGCTTCGCGCCGGCGATGATGGCGTCGGCCGCCTATGTCGGCGACTTCACCGTCGAGGACATCTTGTCGCGCAAGGACGCGGAAGGCGTGACGGTCGGCGAGGCGCTGGACGGCATCGGCTATCGCGGCGCAACGGCCGTCGGCACGCAGAAGTTCTCGGGCTTCGTCGAACTGCACATCGAGCAGGGCCCGATCCTGGAGGCCGAGAACAAGACCATCGGCGTGGTCGATCACGGCCAGGGCGTGTTCTGGTACGACGGCAAGGTGACGGGCTTCGAGAGCCATGCCGGCTCGACACCGATGCCGCTGCGCCGCGACGCGCTGCTGGCGCTGTCGGAGTTCGCGCTGACCCTGGAGCAGATCGCGATCAGGCTCGGGCCCAACGCGGTCGCCACCATCGGCGAGGCCGTCATCGCCAATCCCTCGCGCAACGTCATCCCTGGCGAGATCGCCTTCACCATCGACTGCCGCAGCGCCAATGCCGACACCCTGGAGGCGCTCGACGCCAGTCTGCGCGCGGCCGCGAGCGAGATTTCCAAGAAGCGCCGCGTCGAGATCGCGATCGACCAGGTATGGCGCAAGCCGCCGACGCATTTCGATCCCAGGCTGGTCGACGCCGTGGAGCGCGCCGCAGGCTCCCTCGGCTATTCCCACCGCCGCATCACCTCCGGCGCCGGCCACGACGCCTGCAACCTCAACACCATCATGCCCGCGGCGATGGTGTTCGTCCCCTGCAAGGACGGCATCAGCCACAACGAGCTGGAGGACGCGACCCAGTCCGACTGCGCGGCGGGCGCCAATGTGCTGCTGCACACCGTGCTGTCGCTGGCGGGCGTGGCGTCGTGA
- a CDS encoding LysR family transcriptional regulator produces MLDFRSIETFLWVAKLGSFRGAAQRLNTTQPAISQRIAQLERELGVKLLNRDHRVASPTAVGRQMLVYAEKLIGLRAEMLAEVGDRSAMRGVLRLGVAETIVHDWLPRLIKSVNKSYPNLSLEIEVDVTPNLHARLLAQEIELAFALGAPSESGIRSRVLCDYPISFLASPALGFGEGIVTAEQMARFPIITFPRNTQPYDNVRSLFNRPHLPPMRLHASASLATVIHMAVEGLGVAVIPAAIVANEIENGRLQELETDLRIPPLTFTASWLSSPEMVAIERVAELAARTAQTASHPATSVDAAVAARDGQDAGVQGLTA; encoded by the coding sequence ATGTTGGATTTCCGTTCCATCGAGACGTTTCTCTGGGTCGCGAAGCTCGGCAGCTTCCGCGGTGCGGCGCAGCGCCTCAATACTACCCAGCCGGCGATCTCCCAGCGCATCGCCCAGCTCGAGCGCGAGCTCGGCGTCAAGCTGCTGAACCGCGACCATCGCGTGGCCTCGCCGACCGCGGTCGGACGGCAGATGCTGGTCTATGCCGAGAAGCTGATCGGCCTGCGCGCGGAGATGCTGGCCGAGGTCGGCGACCGCTCGGCGATGCGCGGCGTGCTCCGGCTCGGCGTCGCCGAGACCATCGTGCACGATTGGCTGCCGCGGCTGATCAAGAGCGTCAACAAGAGCTATCCAAACCTGTCGCTGGAGATCGAGGTCGACGTCACGCCGAACCTGCACGCGCGCCTGCTGGCGCAGGAGATCGAGCTTGCCTTCGCGCTCGGCGCGCCCTCGGAATCGGGCATCCGCAGCCGCGTGCTGTGCGACTATCCGATCAGCTTCCTCGCCAGCCCCGCGCTCGGCTTCGGCGAGGGCATCGTCACGGCCGAGCAGATGGCGCGTTTCCCGATCATCACCTTCCCGCGCAACACCCAACCCTATGACAATGTCCGATCGCTGTTCAACCGCCCGCATCTGCCGCCGATGCGGCTGCACGCCAGCGCCTCGCTTGCGACGGTGATTCACATGGCCGTCGAAGGCCTCGGCGTCGCCGTCATTCCCGCCGCCATCGTCGCCAACGAGATCGAGAACGGCCGCCTGCAGGAGCTCGAGACCGACCTGCGCATCCCGCCGCTGACTTTCACCGCGAGCTGGCTGTCATCGCCCGAGATGGTCGCGATCGAGCGCGTCGCCGAGCTCGCCGCCCGGACGGCGCAGACGGCCAGCCATCCCGCCACATCGGTTGACGCCGCCGTCGCGGCGCGCGATGGACAGGATGCCGGAGTACAAGGACTAACAGCATGA
- a CDS encoding putative hydro-lyase: MTVSAALQQSADEAGLLPSHQARLDYRTGKGWSTAGVANGFVQGNLAIIPERYAGAFHRFCQLNPKPCPIIGMSDPGNPHIPALGADLDIRTDVPRYRVWRDGEMVEEPTDLLAHWRDDLVTFVLGCSFSFEEALMADGLPIRHIEQGCRVPMYRTNIACTPSGQFAGPMVVSMRPFKPAQAIRAVQITTRFPAVHGAPVHLGLPEQIGIADINTPDYGDPVPVGTDEIPVFWACGVTPQAVIAAAKLPFAITHAPGLMLITDLRNKDLAVL, encoded by the coding sequence ATGACTGTTTCTGCGGCATTGCAGCAATCGGCCGACGAAGCGGGGCTTCTCCCCAGCCATCAGGCTCGGCTGGACTATCGCACCGGCAAGGGATGGAGCACCGCGGGCGTGGCCAACGGCTTTGTCCAAGGCAATCTGGCCATCATCCCGGAGCGGTACGCCGGCGCCTTTCACCGCTTCTGCCAGCTCAATCCAAAACCGTGCCCGATCATCGGCATGTCCGATCCGGGCAATCCTCATATTCCGGCACTCGGCGCCGATCTGGACATTCGCACCGACGTGCCGCGCTACCGCGTCTGGCGCGATGGCGAGATGGTCGAGGAGCCGACCGATCTGCTCGCGCATTGGCGCGACGATCTCGTCACCTTCGTGCTCGGCTGCTCGTTCTCGTTCGAAGAGGCGCTGATGGCCGACGGCCTGCCGATCCGCCACATCGAGCAGGGCTGCCGCGTGCCGATGTACCGCACCAACATCGCCTGCACGCCATCGGGCCAGTTTGCGGGGCCCATGGTGGTCTCGATGCGCCCGTTCAAGCCAGCGCAGGCGATTCGCGCGGTGCAGATCACGACGCGCTTTCCCGCCGTGCACGGCGCGCCGGTGCATCTCGGCCTGCCCGAGCAGATCGGCATCGCCGATATCAACACGCCCGACTACGGTGACCCGGTGCCGGTGGGTACGGACGAGATTCCTGTATTCTGGGCGTGCGGCGTGACCCCGCAGGCGGTGATCGCGGCGGCGAAGCTGCCGTTCGCCATCACCCATGCGCCAGGCCTGATGCTGATCACCGATCTCCGGAACAAGGATCTCGCCGTTCTGTAG
- a CDS encoding ABC transporter substrate-binding protein: MTITRRNVLLGATAAAALGPIAARAQTSEVKIGVIYPFSGASAQIGVDAQRAFETAAEIINGKYDYDLPLARTEGLPGLGGAKIKLVFADHQADPQKGRAEAERLITQEKVAAVIGSYQSAVAVTASQICERYQIPYLSADNSSPSLHRRGLKYYFRAAPHDEMFSQAMFDFFDAMKKKGTKIDTLALFHEDTIFGTDSSNAQLKLAQERGYKVVADIKYRANSPSLSAEVQQLKAANADVLMPSSYTTDGILLVKTMAELGYKPNAIVAQDAGFSEKALYDAVGDKLEGVISRGSFSLDLAAKRPMVGKINDMFKAKSGKDFNDYSSRQFMGLIVMADAINRAKSTDGEKIRDALAATDLPGEQTIMPWKRVKFDENGQNNDADPVLLQYVGGKFVTIFPAQAAVAEASWPMK; this comes from the coding sequence ATGACCATCACGCGCCGTAACGTCCTGCTTGGAGCCACCGCTGCCGCCGCCCTCGGGCCGATCGCCGCCCGCGCGCAGACCTCCGAGGTGAAGATCGGCGTCATCTATCCGTTCTCGGGCGCCAGCGCGCAGATCGGCGTCGACGCGCAGCGCGCGTTCGAGACCGCGGCCGAGATCATCAACGGCAAATATGATTACGATCTCCCGCTTGCCCGCACCGAGGGCCTGCCGGGTCTCGGCGGCGCCAAGATCAAGCTGGTGTTTGCCGACCACCAGGCCGATCCGCAGAAGGGCCGCGCCGAGGCCGAGCGCCTGATCACCCAGGAGAAGGTGGCCGCCGTCATCGGTTCCTATCAGAGCGCCGTCGCGGTGACCGCGAGCCAGATCTGCGAGCGCTACCAGATCCCGTATCTCTCCGCTGACAACTCCTCGCCCAGCCTGCATCGCCGCGGCCTCAAGTATTATTTCCGCGCCGCGCCGCATGACGAGATGTTCTCGCAGGCGATGTTCGACTTCTTCGACGCGATGAAGAAGAAGGGCACCAAGATCGACACGCTCGCGTTGTTCCACGAGGACACGATCTTCGGCACCGATTCCAGCAACGCCCAGCTCAAGCTCGCGCAGGAACGCGGCTACAAGGTCGTCGCCGACATCAAGTACCGCGCCAACTCGCCGTCGCTGTCGGCCGAAGTGCAGCAGCTCAAGGCGGCCAATGCCGACGTGCTGATGCCGTCGAGCTACACCACCGACGGCATCCTGCTGGTCAAGACCATGGCGGAACTCGGCTACAAGCCGAATGCGATCGTGGCCCAGGACGCCGGCTTCTCCGAGAAGGCGCTGTATGACGCGGTCGGCGACAAGCTCGAAGGCGTGATCTCGCGCGGCTCGTTCTCGCTCGACCTCGCCGCCAAGCGGCCGATGGTCGGCAAGATCAACGACATGTTCAAGGCGAAGTCGGGCAAGGACTTCAACGACTACTCGTCGCGCCAGTTCATGGGCCTGATCGTGATGGCTGACGCCATCAACCGCGCCAAGTCCACCGACGGCGAGAAGATCCGCGACGCGCTGGCCGCGACCGACCTGCCGGGCGAGCAGACCATCATGCCGTGGAAGCGGGTCAAGTTCGATGAGAACGGCCAGAACAACGACGCCGATCCGGTGCTGCTGCAATATGTCGGCGGCAAGTTCGTGACCATTTTCCCGGCCCAGGCTGCGGTGGCCGAAGCCAGCTGGCCGATGAAGTAA